One genomic region from Sulfurimonas sp. encodes:
- a CDS encoding aminotransferase class III-fold pyridoxal phosphate-dependent enzyme, with protein MGKSQELYKKAKTLIPGGTQLLSKRPEMFLPNLWPSYYSKAKGCKVWDLDGRKYQDFSYMGIGANILGYADKHVNKAVKKAIDDSSMCTLNAPEEVELADKLCEIHPWADMVRYAKSGGESATIAIRIARASTKKDIVLFCGYHGWHDWYLASNLGDDKNLEGHLLPGLSPLGVPKGLKGTSFPFAYNDKKAFDDLIKKYDGKIATVIMEPLRNTYPDAGFLEHIRKVTKQKNIVLIFDEISAGFRLCLGGSHLIFKVEPDIALFGKAFSNGYPMAAVIGRRSIMEAAQESFISSTYWTDKIGLVAALETIKKYKKNKVEKVLDKNGTMIQNGWEKLAHKNNLNISIMGIKPLSYFSFNYENDKEIKTLFIQEMLKNGFLATTGYYASFAHKSDDINDYLKSVDHVFKLIKKAIKDNNVKELLDSEVCHGGFKRLT; from the coding sequence ATGGGTAAATCACAAGAACTATATAAAAAAGCAAAAACTTTAATACCAGGTGGTACACAACTTTTATCAAAAAGACCAGAAATGTTTCTTCCAAACTTATGGCCAAGTTATTATAGTAAAGCAAAAGGTTGTAAAGTATGGGATCTTGATGGTAGAAAGTATCAAGATTTTAGTTATATGGGTATTGGGGCTAATATACTTGGATATGCAGATAAACATGTAAATAAAGCCGTTAAAAAAGCGATAGATGATAGCAGTATGTGTACTCTTAATGCTCCTGAAGAAGTTGAATTGGCTGATAAACTTTGTGAAATTCACCCTTGGGCTGATATGGTACGGTATGCTAAAAGTGGAGGTGAAAGCGCAACTATTGCTATAAGAATTGCAAGAGCTAGTACAAAAAAAGATATAGTACTTTTTTGTGGTTATCATGGTTGGCATGATTGGTACCTTGCAAGTAACTTAGGTGATGATAAAAATCTTGAAGGGCATCTTCTACCCGGGCTTAGTCCATTAGGAGTTCCAAAAGGGTTGAAGGGTACATCTTTTCCATTTGCTTATAATGATAAAAAAGCATTTGATGATTTGATAAAAAAATATGATGGAAAGATTGCGACTGTTATTATGGAACCACTTAGAAATACTTATCCAGATGCTGGATTTTTAGAGCATATAAGAAAAGTAACTAAGCAAAAAAATATTGTACTTATTTTTGATGAGATAAGTGCTGGATTTAGACTTTGTCTTGGCGGTAGTCACCTAATATTTAAAGTAGAACCAGATATTGCATTATTTGGAAAAGCATTCTCTAATGGCTATCCAATGGCGGCAGTAATAGGTAGAAGATCAATAATGGAAGCCGCGCAGGAATCTTTTATCAGTAGCACCTACTGGACAGATAAAATTGGATTGGTCGCAGCACTTGAAACTATAAAAAAATATAAAAAAAACAAGGTAGAAAAAGTACTTGATAAAAATGGTACTATGATACAAAATGGTTGGGAAAAATTAGCACATAAAAATAATTTAAATATATCAATCATGGGTATTAAACCATTAAGCTATTTTTCTTTTAATTATGAAAATGATAAAGAGATAAAAACTCTTTTTATACAAGAAATGTTGAAAAATGGCTTTTTAGCCACTACTGGTTATTATGCATCTTTCGCACATAAAAGTGATGATATAAATGATTATTTAAAATCTGTTGATCATGTTTTTAAACTTATAAAAAAAGCTATCAAAGATAATAATGTCAAAGAACTTTTAGATAGTGAAGTTTGTCACGGAGGATTTAAAAGATTAACTTAA
- a CDS encoding glycosyltransferase family protein, with amino-acid sequence MKIIASIECRMTSSRLPGKVLMNALDNMSMLEVMVKRVKHSKLIDGIILATTINKDDDVIVELAKKLNVDYFRGSEDDVLSRVVQSHESVKSDVIVELTGDCPLIDPALIDQCVKVYLDNNYDYVSNNYKRTFPDGSDVQVFSLDVLQEANLNTKNPLDREHVSKYIYENARYSIYTIEAIDSYYWPTLAVTLDEKEDYELLKDIFNYFDNIDFTTLDYIEYLKNNMDLLEINAHIKRKGLN; translated from the coding sequence GTGAAAATAATTGCAAGTATAGAATGTAGAATGACCTCTAGTAGACTTCCCGGTAAAGTATTAATGAATGCCTTAGATAATATGAGTATGCTGGAAGTCATGGTTAAAAGAGTTAAACACTCAAAACTTATTGATGGGATTATTTTAGCCACCACAATTAATAAAGATGATGATGTTATAGTTGAACTAGCAAAAAAACTAAATGTTGATTACTTTAGGGGCAGTGAAGATGATGTTCTTAGTAGAGTTGTACAATCGCATGAAAGTGTAAAAAGTGATGTTATTGTAGAGTTAACTGGAGATTGTCCATTAATTGATCCAGCATTAATTGATCAATGTGTAAAAGTATATTTAGATAACAACTATGATTATGTATCAAATAACTATAAAAGAACTTTTCCTGATGGAAGTGATGTGCAAGTTTTTTCATTAGATGTATTACAAGAAGCAAATTTAAATACTAAAAATCCTTTAGATAGAGAACATGTATCAAAATATATATATGAAAATGCCAGATATTCAATATATACAATTGAAGCAATAGATAGCTATTATTGGCCAACTTTAGCTGTAACATTAGATGAAAAAGAAGACTATGAGTTGCTAAAAGATATCTTTAATTATTTTGATAACATTGATTTTACTACTTTAGACTATATAGAGTATTTAAAGAATAACATGGACTTATTGGAGATTAATGCACATATTAAGAGAAAGGGATTAAATTGA
- a CDS encoding Gfo/Idh/MocA family protein has product MILSVALIGIGNIGYTYDMSVDKKSALSHAKAIYLHDDFELKYIVDMQDSYKDKIIDMFPKANFYNNWKDILDKNIDILVIALPTHLHYSCLNDFKKKDIKYFIVEKPLFDNSENIDLPKEIEDKIIVNYFRRFEPLLIDIKNNISKGIYGKPIKVLNKYAKGLKHNGSHNIDLMNYFFKDLQIQNVKILDKINDYSSEDNTYDLFIKVESQENEFSIFFIGGDETKYSIFEIELIFENTRIKIDDFGRLLNISYVINDPDYDGYKMLDNKNNSIETNYKFSMLNLYNYIAQMHQDNLKNISSFNDENKTSSFLNEIYKEIKCQY; this is encoded by the coding sequence TTGATACTTAGTGTTGCTTTGATAGGTATTGGAAATATTGGTTATACATATGATATGTCTGTTGATAAAAAATCAGCATTATCTCATGCTAAAGCTATTTATTTGCATGATGACTTTGAATTAAAATATATTGTAGATATGCAAGATTCATATAAAGACAAAATTATTGATATGTTTCCTAAAGCTAATTTTTACAATAATTGGAAAGATATATTAGATAAAAATATTGATATTCTTGTCATTGCCTTACCAACTCATTTACACTATAGCTGTTTAAATGACTTTAAGAAAAAAGATATAAAGTATTTTATTGTAGAAAAACCATTATTTGACAATTCTGAAAATATCGATTTGCCAAAAGAGATAGAAGATAAAATCATTGTAAATTATTTTAGAAGATTTGAGCCATTATTAATTGATATTAAAAATAATATATCAAAAGGTATTTATGGAAAGCCAATAAAAGTCCTTAATAAATATGCAAAAGGTTTGAAACATAATGGTTCGCATAATATTGATTTAATGAATTATTTTTTCAAAGATTTACAAATACAAAATGTGAAGATCTTAGATAAAATAAATGATTATAGTTCTGAAGATAACACATACGATTTATTTATAAAAGTAGAAAGTCAAGAAAATGAATTTAGTATTTTTTTTATAGGTGGAGATGAAACAAAGTATAGTATATTTGAAATTGAATTAATTTTTGAAAATACAAGGATTAAAATAGATGATTTTGGAAGACTATTAAATATTTCTTATGTTATTAATGACCCTGATTATGATGGGTATAAAATGCTTGATAATAAGAACAATAGCATAGAAACTAATTATAAATTTTCTATGTTAAATCTTTATAATTATATTGCACAAATGCATCAAGATAATCTAAAAAATATATCATCTTTTAATGATGAAAATAAAACAAGTAGTTTTTTAAATGAAATATATAAGGAAATTAAATGTCAGTATTAG
- a CDS encoding DegT/DnrJ/EryC1/StrS family aminotransferase has protein sequence MSVLAINGGEKVRTELFEPYNLMGQEEKDAVNKVMDTGVLSKFIGAWEDDFYGGSEIQAFEREWSEEFGIKHTVSVNSNSSGLHVALGACGIGYGDEVIVSPYSMSVSATAPLVWNATPVFADISPNHYNIDIDSIKKNITEKTKAIIVVHIMGCPADMDEIMKIAKTYNLFVIEDAAQAPYSMYKDQRAGTIGDIGVYSLNYHKHIHTGEGGMCVTNNKVLFEKMQMIRNHAESIVEAKGEIDLVNMLGFNFRLTEIQAAIGRVQIKKLRSEVKIRQQYAEIFNKALNKYEFIDITKLEDRTHSYYVQAFQFHEEKVGVSREIFLAAVRAELQPVRTREDEGVPVYGGYVKPLHLIPMFQKRKVYSNGSFPFNKNVSYDRGICPVVEDMHDKKLWTHDFVKSSLKEEDVFDLVKAYQKVCDNINELK, from the coding sequence ATGTCAGTATTAGCGATAAATGGTGGTGAAAAAGTAAGAACGGAGTTGTTTGAACCATACAATTTAATGGGACAAGAAGAAAAAGATGCAGTGAATAAAGTTATGGATACTGGGGTTTTGTCAAAATTCATAGGAGCTTGGGAAGATGATTTTTATGGTGGTTCAGAAATTCAAGCTTTTGAAAGAGAGTGGAGCGAAGAGTTTGGTATTAAACATACAGTTTCAGTTAACTCGAATTCATCAGGGCTACATGTAGCTTTAGGGGCATGTGGTATTGGCTATGGTGATGAAGTTATTGTCTCTCCTTATAGTATGTCTGTCTCTGCTACTGCTCCTTTAGTTTGGAATGCTACACCAGTATTTGCTGATATTAGTCCAAATCATTATAATATTGATATTGACTCAATTAAAAAAAATATCACGGAAAAAACAAAAGCCATCATTGTTGTTCATATTATGGGATGTCCTGCTGATATGGATGAAATCATGAAAATAGCTAAAACATATAATTTATTTGTAATTGAAGATGCTGCACAAGCACCTTATTCTATGTATAAGGACCAGAGAGCTGGAACTATTGGTGATATAGGGGTTTATAGTTTAAATTACCATAAACATATACACACAGGAGAAGGTGGTATGTGTGTAACAAATAATAAAGTACTCTTTGAAAAAATGCAAATGATCAGAAATCATGCAGAATCAATTGTAGAAGCAAAAGGTGAAATAGATTTAGTAAACATGTTAGGGTTTAATTTTAGACTAACAGAAATTCAAGCAGCCATTGGAAGAGTACAAATTAAGAAATTAAGATCCGAGGTAAAAATAAGACAGCAATATGCAGAAATATTTAATAAGGCATTAAATAAGTATGAATTTATTGATATAACGAAGCTAGAGGATAGAACTCATTCGTATTATGTGCAAGCTTTTCAATTTCATGAAGAAAAAGTGGGGGTTAGTCGTGAAATATTTCTTGCTGCAGTACGTGCGGAGCTACAGCCCGTTAGGACAAGAGAAGATGAAGGTGTACCAGTATATGGAGGCTATGTAAAGCCACTACATTTAATTCCTATGTTTCAAAAAAGAAAAGTATATTCAAATGGTAGTTTTCCATTTAATAAAAATGTAAGTTATGATCGAGGTATTTGTCCAGTAGTAGAAGATATGCATGATAAAAAATTATGGACTCATGATTTTGTAAAATCATCACTCAAAGAAGAAGATGTTTTCGATTTAGTTAAAGCCTATCAAAAAGTATGTGATAATATTAATGAACTCAAATAG